A single region of the Xiphophorus maculatus strain JP 163 A chromosome 3, X_maculatus-5.0-male, whole genome shotgun sequence genome encodes:
- the LOC111608027 gene encoding uncharacterized protein LOC111608027: MRWDFSLYKKVVASFRDYFITTTGVMGSPSQQNPSSATDNNLTKIIERAPTTQVMTFKGFSMQKLFQVMQAVAMRSCSKACQFFCLPAVEKRNDSPDQTLHRREEKNAQDRLTSPPPTVLIINISNSTMVNCVIGDSHPSAAAERRPLMEDSEQQKVVEVSCSCCQSLQEAAQAAPSEPPHPLAAHQNIIIHSSCLSNVIVGDNNYMHVQQDELLD; encoded by the exons ATGCGCTGGGATTTTTCACTATATAAGAAAGTGGTCGCCTCTTTTAGAGATTATTTTATCACAACCACTGGAGTCATGGGCAGCCCCAGCCAGCAGAACCCGAGTTCCGCGACTGACAATAATCTGACTAAAATAATAGAAAGAGCACCGACAACTCAG GTTATGACGTTTAAGGGGTTCAGCATGCAGAAACTCTTCCAGGTGATGCAGGCGGTGGCCATGAGAAGCTGCAGCAAAGCCTGCCAGTTCTTCTGCCTTCCTGCTGTTGAAAAGAGGAACGATTCCCCAG ATCAGACGCTTCATCGCAGGGAGGAGAAAAACGCACAAG ATCGACTCACGAGCCCGCCCCCTACCGTTCTCATCATCAACATCAGCAACTCCACCATGGTCAACTGCGTCATCGGGGATTCCCACCCCTCCGCAGCGGCTGAGCGGCGGCCTCTGATGGAGGACTCTGAGCAGCAGAAAGTAG TGGAGGTGAGCTGCAGTTGCTGCCAAAGCCTGCAGGAGGCAGCACAGGCCGCTCCTTCAGAGCCTCCCCATCCACTCGCGGCGCACCAGAACATCATCATCCACAGCTCGTGCCTCAGCAACGTCATCGTGGGAGACAACAACTACATGCACGTTCAGCAGGACGAACTGCTCGACTAA
- the iqcg gene encoding IQ domain-containing protein G isoform X2, with protein sequence MSLSLSKIQSLRTVAALEDCVHQLDLLGHSLSVQISRERGSTSTQEKDRLVQLKAECQFIDHHVTKLCCELEDTQSFESIPQAMEEDEAQKAARKKREDEKKRKEREQALLILQQEIEDKKDQIHKMYLLLNDLEEETSKLQNKKKTKTTVLFPQIVKETWQKAQLLDQLELMQKQMEEETRFHKETVTFLQVQYEEFQQRLHKWKQQTKKMQQEKQSKLDNLGCKRTLNIDKLMEMRRMFKEMERVVLQDKKNQDLQSQLEEKAVAATTLQAYWRGTMVRRGLGPYKKVEEKKGKKKKGKKKK encoded by the exons ATGTCCTTATCCTTATCGAAGATTCAGAGCCTGAGAACAGTGGCTGCACTGGAAGACTGCGTTCACCAGTTGGACTTACTGGGACATTCCCTGTCGGTGCAGATCAGCAGGGAGCGAGGCTCCACATCCACACAG GAGAAAGACAGGCTGGTGCAGCTCAAAGCAGAATG tCAGTTCATCGACCATCACGTCACCAAGCTGTGCTGTGAGCTGGAGGACACCCAGAGTTTTGAGTCAATTCCTCAGGCCATGGAGGAGGATGAGGCACAGAAAGCAGCCAGGAAGAAAAG AGAGGATGAAAAAAAGCggaaagagagagaacaggCTCTGCTGATACTACAGCAGGAAATCGAGGACAAAAAGGATCAAATCCAC AAAATGTACCTCCTTTTGAATGACCTGGAAGAAGAAACATCGAAACTGCAGaataaaaagaagacaaaaaccaCGGTCCTGTTCCCACAAATAGTCAAAGAGACGTGGCAGAAGGCTCAACTTTTGGACCAGCTGGAG CTTATGCAGAAGCAGATGGAAGAAGAGACGAGATTTCACAAGGAGACTGTGACGTTCCTCCAGGTTCAGTACGAG GAGTTTCAACAGAGGCTGCACAAGTGGAAGCAGCAAACCAAGAAGATGCAGCAGGAAAAGCAGAGCAAGCTGGATAACCTGGGCTGCAAAAGAACTTTGAACATAGACAAGCTGATGGAGATGAGGAGGATG TTTAAGGAGATGGAGCGGGTGGTGCTGCAGGACAAGAAGAACCAGGACTTGCAAAGCCAACTGGAGGAGAAAGCTGTAGCCGCCACAACG CTCCAGGCCTACTGGAGGGGCACCATGGTCCGCAGAGGCCTCGGCCCCTACAAGAAGGTAGAGGAGAAGAAaggcaagaagaagaaagggaagaagaagaagtga
- the iqcg gene encoding IQ domain-containing protein G isoform X1 produces the protein MSLSLSKIQSLRTVAALEDCVHQLDLLGHSLSVQISRERGSTSTQEKDRLVQLKAECQFIDHHVTKLCCELEDTQSFESIPQAMEEDEAQKAARKKRFNAASISTNKCFIFVNLMWCVSPPREDEKKRKEREQALLILQQEIEDKKDQIHKMYLLLNDLEEETSKLQNKKKTKTTVLFPQIVKETWQKAQLLDQLELMQKQMEEETRFHKETVTFLQVQYEEFQQRLHKWKQQTKKMQQEKQSKLDNLGCKRTLNIDKLMEMRRMFKEMERVVLQDKKNQDLQSQLEEKAVAATTLQAYWRGTMVRRGLGPYKKVEEKKGKKKKGKKKK, from the exons ATGTCCTTATCCTTATCGAAGATTCAGAGCCTGAGAACAGTGGCTGCACTGGAAGACTGCGTTCACCAGTTGGACTTACTGGGACATTCCCTGTCGGTGCAGATCAGCAGGGAGCGAGGCTCCACATCCACACAG GAGAAAGACAGGCTGGTGCAGCTCAAAGCAGAATG tCAGTTCATCGACCATCACGTCACCAAGCTGTGCTGTGAGCTGGAGGACACCCAGAGTTTTGAGTCAATTCCTCAGGCCATGGAGGAGGATGAGGCACAGAAAGCAGCCAGGAAGAAAAGGTTCAACGCTGCCAGTATTTCCacgaataaatgttttatttttgtgaatctTATGTGGTGTGTCTCCCCACCCAGAGAGGATGAAAAAAAGCggaaagagagagaacaggCTCTGCTGATACTACAGCAGGAAATCGAGGACAAAAAGGATCAAATCCAC AAAATGTACCTCCTTTTGAATGACCTGGAAGAAGAAACATCGAAACTGCAGaataaaaagaagacaaaaaccaCGGTCCTGTTCCCACAAATAGTCAAAGAGACGTGGCAGAAGGCTCAACTTTTGGACCAGCTGGAG CTTATGCAGAAGCAGATGGAAGAAGAGACGAGATTTCACAAGGAGACTGTGACGTTCCTCCAGGTTCAGTACGAG GAGTTTCAACAGAGGCTGCACAAGTGGAAGCAGCAAACCAAGAAGATGCAGCAGGAAAAGCAGAGCAAGCTGGATAACCTGGGCTGCAAAAGAACTTTGAACATAGACAAGCTGATGGAGATGAGGAGGATG TTTAAGGAGATGGAGCGGGTGGTGCTGCAGGACAAGAAGAACCAGGACTTGCAAAGCCAACTGGAGGAGAAAGCTGTAGCCGCCACAACG CTCCAGGCCTACTGGAGGGGCACCATGGTCCGCAGAGGCCTCGGCCCCTACAAGAAGGTAGAGGAGAAGAAaggcaagaagaagaaagggaagaagaagaagtga